Proteins from one Camelina sativa cultivar DH55 chromosome 8, Cs, whole genome shotgun sequence genomic window:
- the LOC104709001 gene encoding protein root UVB sensitive 5-like: MYCTLRYPLPLQIPRTRTIASCKPKRRRVEHLRCCVQRPSLREDEEGADDRSVGVEGRVSIVVERYGNGTSKRYLLDDDDDSPLQGFPEELETKPDNISQSSNSSETNTLWLPDVVKDFVFPTGFPGSVSDDYLDYMLWQFPTNVTGWMCNVLVTSSLLKAVGVGSFSGTSAAATAAASAAAIRWVSKDGIGALGRLLIGGRFGSLFDDDPKQWRMYADFIGSTGSFFDLATQLYPTQFLLLASTGNLAKAVARGLRDPSFRVIQNHFAISGNLGEVAAKEEVWEVAAQLIGLGIGILIIDTPGLVKSFPFVSLTWTSIRLVHLWLRYQSLAVLRFNTVNLKRARMLVESHVVHSIVPGYVDCNKRENILLWQRFMKPRIIFGVSLEEVSGLEKSVSKVKALLKIYTEEKYILTLNGLNTDTEFYVSFKVNATSRDVLRCLWQAYWLEENMKGSLKDKDSVFQWLKQSLSEMDNKFDDFLFKLDTGGWNLRESNLKIPNKVLIEHESIPL, from the exons ATGTACTGTACTTTGCGATATCCTCTGCCTCTTCAAATCCCACGGACTCGAACAATAGCGTCTTGTAAGCCGAAACGACGCCGTGTGGAGCACTTGCGGTGCTGTGTTCAGCGGCCTAGTCTTCGTGAAGATGAGGAAGGGGCCGATGATAGGAG TGTTGGAGTTGAAGGACGAGTTTCAATTGTGGTGGAGAGATACGGAAACGGCACCTCAAAAAG ATATTtgctagatgatgatgatgattcccCTTTACAAGGCTTTCCCGAGGAGCTTGAAACTAAGCCTGATAACATATCTCAGAGCTCAAATTCCTCAGAAACCAACACGCTTTGGCTTCCAGATGTTGTTAAGGATTTTGTTTTTCCCACAGGCTTTCCTG GGTCTGTTTCAGATGATTACTTGGACTACATGCTGTGGCAGTTTCCTACCAATGTTACCGGCTGGATGTGTAATGTATTAGTCACTTCAAGTCTTCTCAAG GCGGTTGGCGTTGGCTCTTTCTCAGGGACTTCTGCTGCCGctactgctgctgcttctgctgCAGCCATCAG ATGGGTGTCCAAGGATGGAATTGGAGCTCTTGGTCGTCTTCTTATTG GTGGACGTTTTGGTAGCCTTTTTGACGATGATCCCAAGCAATGGCGCATGTATGCAGATTTTATTGGCAGTACTGGAAG TTTCTTTGATCTGGCTACACAACTATATCCAACCCAGTTCCTACTGCTGGCATCCACGGGAAATCTAGCCAAG GCTGTGGCTAGGGGATTGAGAGACCCTTCATTCAGGGTGATTCAGAATCACTTTGCCATCTCAGGGAATCTTGGAGAGGTAGCAGCCAAG GAAGAAGTGTGGGAAGTTGCTGCTCAGCTAATTGGTCTTGGTATCGGCATTTTGATCatt GACACGCCAGGCCTTGTAAAGTCATTTCCCTTTGTGTCACTTACATGGACGAGCATAAGACTTGTTCATCTCTGGCTACGCTACCAGTCACTTGCAGTCCTGCGATTTAACACA GTAAATCTCAAGCGTGCTCGTATGCTAGTTGAGTCTCATGTTGTACATTCCATTGTACCAG GATATGTTGACTGCAACAAGCGAGAAAACATTTTGCTGTGGCAGAGATTCATGAAACCTCGGATCATCTTTGGTGTATCTCTTGAGGAAGTATCTGGTCTGGAAAAGTCTGTTTCTAAG GTGAAAGCACTCCTTAAGATATACACAGAAGAGAAATATATTCTTACGTTGAATGGGTTGAACACGGATACCGAGTTTTATGTATCCTTTAAG GTGAATGCCACAAGCAGAGACGTATTGAGATGTCTTTGGCAAGCATATTGGTTAGAAGAGAACATGAAAGGAAGCTTAAAAGACAAGGATAGTGTGTTCCAGTGGCTGAAGCAAAGCTTGTCGGAGATGGACAACAAGTTTGATGATTTCTTGTTCAAGTTGGATACTGGTGGATGGAATCTACGTGAATCTAACTTGAAGATTCCAAACAAAGTCCTCATCGAGCACGAATCTATCCCTCTCTAA
- the LOC104708999 gene encoding thylakoid ADP,ATP carrier protein, chloroplastic-like — protein sequence MGEEKSLLQFRSVPSLRTSDFALTEEPSWSLMENNVSSNRRTRNKRSGGGGFTNFTSLSVATRRDRKESQFNGGNGGAFASVSVVIRKEEDEFAPTSAQLLKNPIALLSFVPKDAALFFAGAFAGAAAKSVTAPLDRIKLLMQTHGVRAGQQSAKKAIGFIEAITLIGKEGLKGYWKGNLPQVIRIVPYSAVQLFAYETYKKLFKGKDGQLTVLGRLGAGACAGMTSTLITYPLDVLRLRLAVEPGYRTMSQVALNMLREEGLASFYKGLGPSLLSIAPYIAINFCVFDLVKKSLPEKYQQKTQSSLLTAVVAAAIATGTCYPLDTIRRQMQLKGTPYKSVLDAFSGIVAREGVIGLYRGFVPNALKSMPNSSIKLTTFDIVKKLIAASEKEFQRIADDNRKKASPNTTDEQT from the exons CGCTCTCACCGAGGAACCTTCATGGAGCCTCATGGAGAACAACGTGTCGTCGAATCGTCGGACAAGGAACAAAAGAAGCGGTGGTGGCGGTTTTACCAATTTCACCTCCTTATCTGTAGCGACTAGGAGAGATCGGAAGGAATCTCAGTTTAACGGTGGGAATGGCGGAGCATTCGCGTCGGTTTCGGTGGTGATTCGCAAGGAGGAGGATGAGTTCGCGCCTACTTCGGCTCAGCTCTTGAAAAATCCGATCGCTTTACTGTCGTTCGTACCGAAAGACGCCGCACTGTTCTTCGCCGGAGCGTTCGCCGGAGCCGCCGCGAAGTCGGTGACAGCACCGCTTGACCGAATAAAGCTCCTAATGCAG ACACACGGAGTTCGAGCTGGGCAACAAAGTGCTAAGAAGGCTATTGGTTTCattgag GCGATTACTCTTATTGGAAAAGAAGGTCTTAAAGGTTACTGGAAAGGAAATCTACCCCAG GTGATAAGGATTGTACCTTATAGCGCAGTCCAGTTGTTTGCATATGAAACATACAAG AAACTCTTTAAGGGAAAAGACGGTCAATTGACTGTTCTCGGAAGGCTCGGTGCTGGTGCTTGTGCTGGCATGACGTCTACTCTG ATTACATACCCTTTAGATGTGCTGAGATTGAGGTTAGCTGTTGAACCAGGTTATCGAACCATGTCCCAG GTTGCCTTGAACATGCTGCGGGAGGAAGGACTTGCATCATTCTATAAAGGTCTCGGTCCTTCGCTTTTAAGTATAGCTCCTTACATTGCCATCAACTTCTGCGTCTTTGATCT GGTAAAGAAATCTCTGCCAGAGAAGTATCAACAAAAGACGCAGTCATCTTTGTTAACAGCAGTAGTCGCTGCTGCTATTGCAACCGGTACTTGCTATCCATTAGATACCATTAGAAGACAGATGCAGTTGAAGGGTACTCCATATAAATCAGTATTAGACGCTTTCTCAG GTATCGTTGCGCGTGAAGGAGTTATTGGCTTGTACCGTGGCTTCGTTCCCAATGCACTCAAAAGCATGCCAAACAGCAG TATTAAGCTTACTACATTCGACATCGTGAAGAAACTCATTGCAGCGAGTGAGAAGGAGTTCCAAAGAATCGCGGATGACAACCGGAAGAAAGCAAGTCCTAACACAACAGATGAACAAACCTGA